In the genome of Olsenella profusa DSM 13989, one region contains:
- a CDS encoding class I SAM-dependent methyltransferase, with amino-acid sequence MGGRAHISSRRTASAGCRWNHNSAYYPELVSDAALRGGVALDVGCGDGALLELLAGVCRHVVGVEADPATARTAAGRVAGSGTVICGDFMAAQDFAPEEFDTITCVACLHHMPLETALVRMAELLRPGGRLLVVGLSANKTIADWLLSALMVVPARVSGWLHHEGTYQGMRVARPCESLDEIRAVAGERLPGALVRRRLYWRYSLEWTKPFTVQS; translated from the coding sequence ATGGGCGGGCGAGCGCACATATCATCGAGGCGGACGGCGAGTGCCGGCTGCCGCTGGAACCACAACTCCGCGTACTACCCCGAGCTGGTCTCGGACGCCGCACTGAGGGGCGGAGTTGCCCTCGACGTGGGTTGCGGGGATGGGGCGCTCCTGGAGCTTCTGGCCGGAGTCTGCAGGCATGTCGTGGGGGTGGAGGCGGACCCCGCCACCGCGCGGACGGCCGCCGGCAGGGTCGCAGGCAGCGGCACCGTCATCTGCGGCGATTTCATGGCTGCCCAGGATTTTGCCCCGGAGGAATTCGATACCATAACCTGCGTCGCGTGCCTGCACCACATGCCGCTCGAGACGGCGCTCGTTCGGATGGCGGAGCTGCTGCGGCCCGGCGGCAGGCTGCTCGTCGTCGGACTGTCAGCGAACAAGACCATTGCGGACTGGCTGCTCTCCGCTCTCATGGTCGTCCCCGCGAGGGTGTCAGGATGGCTCCATCACGAGGGCACCTACCAGGGGATGAGGGTCGCCCGGCCCTGTGAGTCCCTGGACGAGATTCGCGCTGTTGCAGGCGAGCGACTCCCCGGCGCACTTGTCAGGAGGCGTCTTTACTGGCGCTACTCCCTTGAGTGGACAAAGCCCTTCACTGTGCAGTCCTAG
- a CDS encoding AAA family ATPase, with amino-acid sequence MATGEQVKALIKAHYDQDNERFKTTALRIAASETRIGHTTLGREITAMVDASTRTKGNVINLANKDNLFLVSFPGVRLGDLVVSSEITEKINRMLAEYRQRKKLASFGLSCRRKLLLEGEPGTGKTMTASVIAAELDMPLFIVQTDKLITKYLGETSTRLRQIFDTIASNRAVYLFDEFDAIGADRSRDNEVGEMRRILNSFLQFIETDTSESIIIAATNNRKILDQALFRRFDDVMHYELPTVNEVKRIVANRTGAYDPAFSLTDGTASELSQLCQADITRLCEDAVKESLLTDSSLCDELFQRLCADRLSVYNSEDKVG; translated from the coding sequence TTGGCAACCGGCGAACAGGTGAAGGCTCTCATCAAAGCCCACTATGACCAGGATAATGAGCGTTTCAAGACTACGGCATTGCGCATAGCGGCATCCGAGACGCGCATCGGCCATACCACTCTAGGCAGGGAAATCACCGCCATGGTCGACGCATCCACTCGTACGAAGGGCAATGTCATCAATCTCGCGAACAAGGACAATCTGTTCCTTGTCTCATTCCCTGGGGTTAGATTGGGCGACTTGGTAGTCTCGTCGGAAATCACCGAGAAGATCAACCGTATGCTGGCCGAGTATCGCCAAAGGAAGAAGCTCGCCTCGTTCGGCCTGAGCTGCCGCCGCAAGCTCCTGCTGGAGGGAGAGCCGGGCACTGGCAAGACGATGACGGCGTCGGTGATTGCAGCCGAGCTCGACATGCCTCTGTTCATCGTGCAGACCGACAAGCTCATCACGAAGTACCTTGGTGAGACCAGCACTCGGCTTCGGCAAATTTTCGATACCATCGCCAGCAACCGTGCCGTCTACCTGTTCGACGAGTTCGACGCCATCGGGGCCGACCGCAGTAGAGACAACGAGGTTGGCGAGATGCGTCGCATCCTGAACTCCTTCCTGCAGTTCATAGAGACAGATACCTCCGAGAGCATCATCATCGCCGCCACGAACAACAGGAAGATTCTCGATCAGGCGCTCTTCCGCCGCTTCGACGACGTCATGCACTACGAGCTTCCCACCGTCAACGAAGTCAAGCGCATCGTGGCTAATCGCACGGGCGCCTATGACCCGGCGTTCTCCCTCACCGATGGGACGGCCAGCGAGCTCTCGCAACTCTGCCAGGCCGACATCACGCGCCTTTGCGAGGATGCGGTGAAAGAATCCCTGCTGACCGATTCTTCGCTGTGCGACGAGCTTTTCCAGCGTCTCTGCGCGGACAGGCTGTCCGTATACAACAGCGAGGATAAGGTCGGCTAA
- a CDS encoding S8 family peptidase produces the protein MHAAKLNKELQDAFAADDDRRAHAVADRHGIYLEFTGPQNGDLATKSLEDVRQGVRLLNVREEDGAMRATVFIPSGKEHFFLDRVKAYGDPHQVTKKGKPRHEKLVSSIEDIRLAIVDSLWTGSDGKRPADQKQWLEIWLRTGKDEDGGSFEAYAALLDTLHIEHKSTFILFPERMVTLAYASKADLASLLNSYDGLAEIKEAPLASSFFANLEAFEQREWIDDLLSRTSFAFGRASICILDTGINSGHPLLSPAVDGDVVLAYDDALGTEDRDNHGTKLAGLALYEDLKDSLSSADPIEVTHTVESVKILDMNRQSEPDLYGDIAKQAIDRAFVAKPKRNRVFCSGVTANESEITDGLPTSWSAALDEAISHADDPSSEHEFVLVSGGNIPLSMLNGTVYPEANEIRSVRSPGQSWNALTVGAYSENALVEEDDILATGYEPVAMPGELCPLSTTSLQWRHSIAPVKPEIVCPGGNIVGMNSDYSDCQDLSLLTTGSDVASRPLDTVNATSAAVAEAAYMAAELENAYPDLWPETVRGLLVHSARWSRAMIDRYSPKGSPEDTATKGRRRLLRACGYGIPDLSRAIECRESSVNLIIQEVLHPYEVKDGRETMREMHLHALPWPKDVLISLADADATLHVTLSYFIESGPGQIGWKDKYRYASHGLRFDVNKPGESRDEFEKRINVSVRDEDEGKTSSGSGDWFLGVNNRNVGSIHSDYKYASAIELSDIEFVAVYPVIGWWRSRKYLGRIDSEARYSLIVSIETPGMETDLYSEITQVIESTSATAVPITVTGIQQADL, from the coding sequence TTGCACGCAGCGAAGCTCAACAAGGAGTTGCAAGACGCATTTGCTGCGGATGATGATAGAAGAGCACATGCTGTTGCTGACAGGCATGGAATCTATCTTGAGTTTACAGGCCCTCAAAACGGCGATTTGGCCACAAAGAGCTTGGAGGATGTACGGCAGGGTGTGCGCCTTCTCAATGTTCGCGAAGAGGACGGCGCCATGCGGGCGACTGTGTTTATCCCATCTGGGAAAGAACACTTTTTTCTTGATAGGGTGAAGGCATATGGCGATCCGCACCAGGTCACCAAGAAGGGCAAGCCTCGCCACGAGAAACTGGTGTCTAGCATCGAGGATATCCGTCTGGCCATCGTCGATTCCCTCTGGACAGGCAGCGATGGCAAGCGTCCAGCAGACCAAAAGCAATGGCTCGAAATCTGGCTCCGGACAGGCAAGGATGAGGATGGCGGATCCTTCGAAGCGTATGCGGCGCTGCTCGATACGCTCCATATCGAGCACAAGAGTACCTTCATCTTGTTCCCCGAGCGCATGGTCACGCTGGCATATGCTAGCAAGGCCGATCTCGCCAGCCTCCTGAACAGCTACGATGGCCTTGCCGAGATAAAGGAGGCGCCCCTCGCGTCATCGTTCTTCGCCAACCTCGAGGCATTCGAGCAGCGCGAGTGGATCGACGACCTATTGAGCAGAACGTCCTTTGCGTTTGGCAGGGCAAGCATCTGCATCCTCGACACGGGCATCAACAGCGGACATCCGCTCTTGTCCCCAGCCGTCGATGGAGATGTCGTTCTGGCTTATGACGATGCGCTGGGAACCGAAGACCGAGACAACCACGGTACCAAGCTTGCGGGGCTGGCCCTATATGAAGATCTGAAGGATAGCTTGTCATCTGCTGATCCGATTGAGGTGACCCACACCGTCGAGTCCGTGAAGATTCTGGACATGAACAGACAAAGCGAGCCTGACTTGTACGGAGACATCGCCAAGCAGGCGATAGACAGGGCTTTCGTGGCAAAGCCGAAGAGGAACAGGGTCTTCTGCTCCGGAGTTACTGCCAATGAATCCGAAATTACTGATGGTTTGCCTACCTCTTGGTCTGCCGCGCTTGACGAGGCTATCTCCCACGCGGACGACCCCTCGAGCGAGCATGAGTTCGTGCTTGTTTCCGGTGGGAATATTCCATTGTCTATGCTGAATGGAACAGTCTATCCCGAGGCGAACGAGATCCGCTCCGTCCGTAGCCCAGGCCAATCGTGGAATGCGCTGACCGTCGGGGCATACAGCGAAAACGCTCTGGTCGAAGAGGATGACATACTGGCCACAGGCTACGAACCCGTTGCGATGCCAGGAGAGCTGTGTCCGCTTAGCACGACCTCCCTGCAGTGGAGGCATTCGATTGCGCCGGTGAAGCCCGAGATCGTCTGCCCCGGTGGAAACATAGTTGGGATGAATAGCGACTATTCAGACTGTCAGGATTTATCGTTGCTGACCACTGGCTCTGATGTAGCATCGCGCCCGCTTGACACCGTCAACGCGACGAGCGCGGCAGTTGCCGAGGCTGCCTATATGGCGGCTGAGCTGGAGAATGCCTATCCAGACCTATGGCCCGAGACGGTAAGGGGCCTGCTAGTGCATTCCGCCCGCTGGTCACGAGCGATGATAGACAGATACTCGCCCAAGGGGTCGCCCGAGGACACGGCCACGAAGGGGCGCAGGAGGCTGCTTAGGGCTTGCGGCTACGGCATACCGGACTTGAGCCGTGCAATCGAATGCAGGGAGAGTAGCGTCAACCTCATCATCCAAGAGGTTCTGCATCCGTATGAGGTGAAGGATGGCCGTGAGACGATGAGAGAGATGCACCTCCATGCGCTACCTTGGCCAAAGGACGTGCTCATTTCGCTTGCCGACGCCGACGCGACGCTCCACGTGACACTTTCCTATTTCATCGAATCAGGGCCGGGGCAGATCGGATGGAAGGACAAGTATCGCTACGCTTCGCATGGCCTTCGCTTCGATGTGAACAAGCCAGGTGAGAGCAGGGATGAGTTCGAGAAGCGCATCAACGTCAGCGTTCGCGATGAGGACGAGGGCAAAACATCGAGCGGCTCTGGCGACTGGTTTCTTGGCGTCAACAATCGAAACGTGGGCTCGATTCATTCCGACTACAAGTATGCATCCGCAATTGAGCTGAGCGATATCGAGTTTGTTGCCGTGTATCCAGTGATTGGCTGGTGGAGGTCCCGCAAATACCTCGGAAGGATTGACTCCGAGGCGCGATACTCGCTGATAGTGAGCATCGAGACGCCTGGCATGGAAACTGATCTCTATTCGGAGATTACCCAGGTGATAGAGAGCACGTCGGCAACGGCCGTCCCTATCACTGTCACCGGCATACAGCAAGCCGATCTCTAG
- a CDS encoding TetR/AcrR family transcriptional regulator, whose amino-acid sequence MGECDSRTVAATKRRITDGLFEIMRDDPIERITVREVCGRAGITRSTFYTHFSSVYDVRDQCEAEISERVEEVLFPEVLAALAPGGRRGCARTARCIEEALGDHFGHLAVLLNGADPSFVERARLAAMGVVCAHVGIERMSERQALVFYGTSSMLLGMYARWLASDRDMPLEELVATARSAVLRGPAKAMLG is encoded by the coding sequence GTGGGAGAATGCGATTCCAGGACCGTGGCGGCGACGAAGCGGCGCATCACCGATGGTCTGTTCGAGATCATGAGGGACGACCCTATAGAGCGCATCACTGTGCGCGAGGTGTGCGGAAGAGCCGGCATCACGCGGTCCACGTTCTACACGCACTTCTCGAGCGTCTACGACGTGCGCGACCAATGCGAGGCCGAGATATCCGAGCGGGTCGAGGAAGTTCTCTTCCCGGAGGTGCTCGCAGCCCTCGCGCCGGGAGGACGCAGGGGATGCGCAAGAACCGCGCGGTGCATCGAGGAGGCGCTCGGGGACCACTTCGGTCACCTCGCCGTGCTCCTCAACGGGGCCGACCCATCCTTCGTCGAGCGGGCGCGCCTGGCCGCGATGGGGGTGGTCTGCGCACACGTCGGCATCGAGAGGATGTCCGAGCGGCAGGCCCTCGTCTTCTACGGGACGTCGAGCATGCTTTTGGGCATGTACGCGCGCTGGCTCGCGTCGGACCGCGACATGCCGCTCGAAGAGCTTGTCGCGACGGCGCGCTCCGCCGTTCTGCGCGGCCCGGCTAAGGCGATGCTCGGGTGA
- a CDS encoding ABC transporter ATP-binding protein translates to MGQETALVRVESASKSFGRRRVLDEVSLEAHCGQVVGLIGPSGCGKTTLVSLVVGSAVPSSGHVFLDGEEAPYPTMRPKLGYMPQDAALYEGVTARENLAFFGALQGLSRTQIRIREAELLPLLGLEDARDQLVGSFSGGMKRRLSLAVALVAKPDILVMDEPTVGLDPVRRIELWSLFRTLADGGAALLVTTHVMDEAAHCDVVALMREGALVSVGSPRVILESTSTGSLEEAFVALVGPKGKETDHA, encoded by the coding sequence ATGGGTCAAGAAACGGCACTCGTGCGGGTCGAGTCCGCATCCAAGAGCTTCGGGAGGAGACGCGTGCTCGACGAGGTGTCGTTGGAGGCGCACTGCGGGCAGGTCGTGGGGCTCATCGGCCCCTCCGGGTGTGGCAAGACGACGCTCGTCAGCCTCGTCGTCGGGTCGGCGGTCCCGAGCTCGGGCCACGTCTTCCTCGACGGCGAGGAGGCCCCCTATCCGACGATGCGCCCGAAACTCGGCTACATGCCCCAGGACGCGGCCCTCTACGAGGGCGTCACCGCCCGCGAGAACCTAGCCTTCTTCGGGGCGCTCCAGGGGCTCTCCCGCACGCAAATCCGCATACGTGAGGCGGAGCTGCTGCCGCTCCTTGGTCTGGAGGACGCCCGCGATCAGCTCGTCGGCAGCTTCTCGGGCGGCATGAAGCGCCGCCTCTCGCTCGCCGTGGCGCTCGTCGCCAAGCCCGACATCCTGGTGATGGATGAGCCCACGGTGGGCCTCGACCCGGTGCGGCGCATCGAGCTCTGGAGCCTCTTCAGAACGCTCGCCGACGGGGGTGCCGCGCTGCTGGTGACCACCCACGTCATGGACGAGGCCGCCCACTGCGACGTCGTCGCTCTGATGAGGGAGGGCGCTCTTGTGTCTGTCGGCTCGCCCCGGGTGATTCTCGAGTCGACATCGACGGGAAGCTTGGAGGAGGCCTTCGTCGCCCTCGTGGGGCCGAAGGGGAAGGAGACCGACCATGCGTAG
- a CDS encoding ABC transporter permease: protein MRSLLAVARRIIAEFAHDRRVVAVLVLAPCVTFLLFYLVLGVPPYVPRLALVNVPDSFVSYLSNENCALQTANAQEAQRLLEAAEVDAVVSAGDGHVLEVRVEGADASHTAAALSIIRSALVKQQESARDELLSQAGEFEERIDSIEFDIDDETRSRLPAGVLEAIEEAESLARDVPDVEGAMPFTSIEVGYLHGRADWTVFEYYGPVFIGLFVFMFVFMTGSMSLLAERTCGTRERLLTTPVRGWQVAGGYTLGFGLVALLYTAVTIAFTVCVVGFPNEGSPLLVAALAVSMAAVSLTLSLAVSGLARSPFQVIQLLLVFVIPQLMLSGIFDLSQAPAWLRAVASALPLGYGAEALRDVMLRGAGLEAVAAPLAIMWGFAALFFALACLSMRRPQVRRAGLSWPR, encoded by the coding sequence ATGCGTAGCCTGCTCGCGGTTGCCCGCCGCATCATCGCGGAATTCGCCCATGACCGGAGGGTGGTCGCGGTGCTCGTCCTTGCCCCCTGCGTCACCTTCCTCCTGTTCTACCTCGTTCTGGGCGTGCCCCCCTACGTGCCCCGGCTCGCACTCGTCAACGTCCCCGACAGCTTCGTCTCCTACCTCAGCAACGAGAACTGCGCCCTGCAAACCGCCAACGCCCAGGAGGCGCAGCGGCTCCTCGAGGCGGCGGAGGTGGACGCCGTCGTCTCGGCGGGCGACGGCCACGTCCTCGAAGTGCGCGTCGAGGGCGCGGACGCCTCGCACACCGCCGCCGCGCTATCCATCATCCGCTCCGCCCTTGTCAAGCAGCAGGAATCCGCTCGCGACGAGCTGCTTTCCCAGGCGGGCGAGTTCGAGGAGCGCATCGACTCCATCGAGTTCGACATCGACGACGAGACGCGCTCACGCCTGCCCGCCGGAGTTCTCGAGGCGATAGAGGAGGCGGAATCGCTTGCAAGAGACGTCCCCGACGTGGAAGGCGCCATGCCCTTCACGTCCATCGAGGTCGGCTACCTCCACGGCCGGGCCGACTGGACCGTCTTCGAGTACTACGGGCCGGTCTTCATCGGGCTGTTCGTGTTCATGTTCGTCTTCATGACCGGCTCCATGAGCCTGCTCGCCGAGCGGACCTGCGGCACGAGGGAACGGCTGCTCACCACACCCGTGAGGGGCTGGCAGGTCGCTGGCGGCTACACGCTCGGATTCGGCTTGGTGGCCCTGCTGTACACGGCCGTCACGATCGCCTTCACCGTGTGCGTGGTGGGCTTCCCGAACGAGGGCTCGCCGCTGCTCGTCGCGGCCCTCGCAGTCTCCATGGCGGCGGTGTCGCTCACCCTGAGTCTGGCCGTCTCGGGCCTGGCCAGGAGCCCCTTCCAGGTCATCCAGCTGCTGCTCGTGTTCGTCATACCGCAGCTGATGCTTTCGGGCATCTTTGACCTCTCCCAAGCGCCGGCATGGCTGCGGGCCGTCGCCTCGGCGCTGCCGCTCGGCTACGGGGCCGAAGCCTTGCGCGACGTCATGCTGCGCGGAGCGGGGCTCGAGGCGGTAGCTGCCCCCCTCGCCATCATGTGGGGCTTCGCCGCCCTCTTCTTCGCCCTGGCGTGCTTGAGCATGAGGCGGCCGCAGGTCAGGCGAGCCGGGCTCTCCTGGCCCCGATGA
- a CDS encoding DUF4143 domain-containing protein has translation MFDEPDEASKMRYLENLVAQTYLSDVVERNDVLLPEKMAALFDVLCSTTGSLVSTSGLAGTLQTEKHVKITDDTVYAYIQHLEDAFLFERARRYDIKGKAYLKTPAKYYPEDVGLRNAQINFRQNDVGFGIESVVYNELRRRGYAVDGDREDPHAGIIGERERHPAPARMVADASHQVERWAHAAWSAPSVPEAAVSTSRSALTSVTVSGVLRSYASTAASPSARPASLPT, from the coding sequence TTGTTCGACGAGCCGGACGAGGCTTCGAAGATGCGCTACCTTGAGAACCTGGTCGCGCAGACGTACCTGAGCGACGTTGTCGAACGCAACGACGTGCTCCTGCCTGAGAAGATGGCCGCGCTGTTCGACGTACTCTGCTCCACCACCGGCTCGCTTGTGAGCACGAGCGGTCTCGCGGGCACCCTGCAGACCGAGAAGCACGTCAAGATTACCGACGACACGGTCTACGCCTACATTCAGCACCTGGAGGATGCGTTCCTGTTCGAGAGAGCGCGCCGATATGACATCAAGGGCAAGGCGTACCTGAAGACCCCGGCGAAGTACTACCCCGAGGATGTTGGGCTTCGTAACGCGCAAATCAACTTCAGGCAGAATGACGTCGGCTTCGGCATAGAGAGCGTCGTCTACAACGAGTTGAGACGCCGGGGATACGCCGTCGACGGCGATAGAGAGGACCCGCACGCCGGCATCATAGGAGAACGAGAGCGACACCCGGCCCCCGCGCGCATGGTCGCAGACGCTTCCCACCAGGTTGAGCGCTGGGCGCATGCGGCCTGGTCCGCGCCGAGCGTGCCCGAGGCGGCGGTCTCGACGAGCAGGTCGGCGTTGACGAGCGTCACCGTGAGTGGCGTCTTGAGGTCGTACGCGAGCACGGCAGCGAGTCCTTCAGCGAGACCCGCATCGCTTCCAACATAG
- a CDS encoding ATP-binding protein, with protein MRIERDEYLEQLKQRMLSPYAKIITGVCRCGKSYLLKNLFCDYLRGEGARDNQIVIVALDDDRFEELRERKALREYVEKAAPDEGTQYYIILDEIQMVEAFEGVVISLNNHTNYDVYITGSNSKLLSRDIATGFRDRGTEVRVHPLSYCEFYAAYAGTSALRCRSTSPTAACRTCSTSRTRLRRCATLRTWSRRRT; from the coding sequence ATGAGAATCGAGAGGGATGAATATCTGGAGCAACTGAAGCAGAGGATGCTCAGTCCCTACGCTAAGATAATCACCGGGGTATGCCGCTGCGGCAAGAGCTATCTTCTCAAGAACCTGTTCTGCGACTACCTCCGTGGCGAGGGCGCACGCGACAATCAGATCGTTATCGTAGCGCTCGACGACGACAGGTTCGAAGAGCTGCGTGAGAGGAAGGCACTGCGCGAGTACGTGGAGAAGGCGGCGCCTGACGAGGGCACCCAGTACTACATCATCCTCGACGAGATCCAGATGGTGGAGGCGTTCGAGGGAGTCGTCATATCGCTGAACAACCACACGAACTACGACGTGTACATCACGGGAAGCAACTCCAAGCTCCTCTCGAGGGATATCGCGACAGGCTTCAGGGACCGCGGCACTGAAGTGCGTGTGCATCCGCTTTCCTACTGCGAGTTCTATGCCGCCTATGCGGGCACAAGCGCTTTGCGCTGCAGGAGCACCTCGCCTACGGCGGCATGCCGCACTTGTTCGACGAGCCGGACGAGGCTTCGAAGATGCGCTACCTTGAGAACCTGGTCGCGCAGACGTACCTGA
- a CDS encoding type II toxin-antitoxin system Phd/YefM family antitoxin, with protein MAALTIGLAEAKNNFSRVTAEVNRTGRSVTVLKNNRPWVVIQPAQRTANATDVAVNFMDEYADVFEELAK; from the coding sequence ATGGCGGCATTGACGATTGGCCTAGCTGAGGCAAAGAACAACTTTTCTCGCGTGACGGCGGAAGTGAACAGGACTGGCAGGTCGGTCACCGTCCTGAAGAATAATAGGCCATGGGTTGTCATCCAGCCTGCGCAGAGGACGGCCAACGCTACGGATGTTGCCGTCAACTTCATGGACGAGTACGCGGACGTGTTCGAGGAGCTTGCCAAGTGA
- a CDS encoding type II toxin-antitoxin system death-on-curing family toxin: MSAAAFSKEDVLAIHLATIDRFGGLEGVRDEGLLDSVLAQPFQTFGGEELYPTPIEKACRYAFGVISGHPFLDGNKRTGAALLGTYLIMSGIDFRPDHSSFLEFVLGVADGSVDYDALVDWVASVVL; the protein is encoded by the coding sequence GTGAGCGCTGCGGCGTTCTCCAAAGAAGACGTGCTCGCCATTCACTTGGCGACAATCGACCGATTCGGTGGGCTCGAAGGAGTGCGTGACGAGGGGCTCCTCGACTCGGTGCTAGCGCAGCCGTTCCAGACCTTCGGCGGCGAGGAACTGTATCCGACCCCCATCGAGAAGGCATGCAGGTATGCGTTCGGGGTTATCTCAGGCCACCCGTTTCTTGACGGCAACAAGAGGACGGGCGCAGCACTGCTGGGCACCTACCTCATAATGTCCGGCATCGACTTTAGACCCGACCATTCGTCCTTTCTCGAATTCGTGTTGGGCGTTGCGGACGGCTCCGTGGATTACGATGCGCTCGTCGACTGGGTTGCAAGCGTAGTGCTTTGA
- a CDS encoding helix-turn-helix domain-containing protein, with translation MLKDNLLMLRSIHGFSQEDVAERVGISRQAYAKWESGATIPDVEKCARLAHVYDTTVDALLRTEEMDDGRVLLPAPRGKDIWGIVTMNERGQIVIPKAARDSFGLCAGQRLVLLSKDDEGFALIPAEIFERRIELVNRALFPDGE, from the coding sequence ATGCTCAAGGACAACCTGCTCATGCTGCGAAGCATCCACGGCTTCTCGCAGGAAGACGTCGCAGAGAGGGTCGGCATCTCCCGCCAGGCGTACGCCAAGTGGGAGAGCGGCGCCACCATCCCCGACGTCGAGAAGTGCGCGCGGCTCGCGCACGTGTACGACACCACGGTTGACGCCCTGCTGAGGACCGAGGAGATGGACGACGGACGCGTGCTGCTCCCCGCACCGAGGGGCAAGGACATATGGGGTATCGTCACCATGAACGAGCGCGGCCAGATCGTCATCCCGAAGGCTGCGCGAGACAGCTTCGGCCTCTGCGCGGGTCAGAGGCTCGTCCTGCTGAGCAAGGACGACGAGGGGTTCGCCCTGATCCCGGCCGAGATCTTCGAGCGGAGGATCGAGCTTGTGAACCGGGCTTTGTTCCCTGATGGCGAGTGA
- a CDS encoding ABC-2 transporter permease, translating to MRNLLVKEMRLSASVLSYAFIAFGLMFLLPGYPILCGVFFSCLGIFQSFQNAREVNDLVFSALLPVSKQDVAKGKVCFSCVIEMCTLLVMTIAMVVRMTVLADTPVYLQNALMNANPFALGVAFVLFGLFNLIFVAGFFRTSYKLGKPFVAFIVVAFVAIAAAEALHHVSGLETLNAFGFSHLPLQLGLLATGVACYIALTGIALRSAATSFERTDL from the coding sequence ATGCGTAACCTGCTGGTCAAGGAGATGAGGCTCTCCGCCTCGGTGCTCTCGTACGCCTTCATCGCGTTCGGCTTAATGTTCCTCCTCCCCGGGTACCCGATTCTGTGCGGCGTGTTCTTCTCGTGCCTCGGCATCTTCCAGAGCTTCCAGAATGCCCGTGAGGTAAACGACCTGGTGTTCTCAGCGCTCCTTCCCGTGTCCAAGCAGGACGTTGCTAAGGGCAAGGTCTGCTTCTCGTGCGTCATCGAGATGTGCACGCTGCTCGTAATGACGATTGCGATGGTGGTTCGTATGACGGTGCTCGCGGACACGCCGGTGTACCTGCAAAACGCGCTCATGAACGCGAACCCCTTCGCACTCGGCGTGGCGTTTGTGCTGTTTGGGCTGTTCAACCTCATCTTCGTCGCGGGCTTCTTCAGGACCTCGTATAAGCTCGGCAAGCCCTTCGTGGCCTTCATCGTCGTCGCGTTCGTGGCGATTGCGGCCGCCGAGGCCCTGCACCACGTCTCCGGGCTGGAGACACTGAACGCCTTTGGCTTCTCTCACCTGCCCCTGCAGCTCGGCTTGCTCGCGACGGGCGTGGCGTGCTATATCGCCCTTACCGGGATCGCGCTGAGAAGCGCCGCGACAAGCTTCGAGAGGACGGACCTGTAG
- a CDS encoding ABC transporter ATP-binding protein → MDIVTVRDLTKTYPGFTLDAVSFSLAGGRIAGFIGRNGAGKTTAIKSMLNLVHPDRGEIDYFGLPLAGNEARIKKRIGYSTGTVSWYPRKRIRDIKNVMKLFYDTWDDAAYEGYLRMFAVDEDKAPRELSDGMKVKCNLLFALSHGAEALILDEPTSGLDPFSRDELLGLFDRIRQAGVAIFFSTHIISDIERCADDIVYVSKGKIVAACPKEEFAERCQERGETLEEAFLRLERGEQDA, encoded by the coding sequence ATGGACATCGTTACCGTCCGGGACCTGACCAAGACGTATCCCGGCTTCACACTCGACGCGGTCTCGTTCTCGCTTGCCGGGGGACGGATCGCCGGCTTCATCGGCCGCAACGGCGCGGGCAAGACGACGGCCATCAAGTCGATGCTGAACCTGGTCCATCCCGATCGCGGCGAAATCGACTACTTCGGACTGCCGCTCGCGGGCAACGAGGCGCGAATCAAGAAGCGCATAGGCTACTCCACGGGCACCGTCAGCTGGTACCCGCGCAAGAGGATCCGCGACATCAAGAATGTCATGAAGCTCTTCTACGATACCTGGGACGACGCGGCCTACGAGGGCTACCTGCGCATGTTCGCGGTCGACGAGGACAAGGCACCGCGCGAGCTCTCCGATGGCATGAAGGTGAAGTGCAACCTTCTGTTCGCCCTCTCCCACGGCGCGGAGGCCCTCATCCTGGACGAGCCGACCAGCGGGCTCGACCCGTTCTCCCGCGACGAGCTCCTGGGGCTCTTCGACCGGATCAGGCAGGCGGGCGTGGCCATCTTCTTCTCCACGCACATCATCTCCGACATCGAACGGTGCGCCGATGACATCGTGTACGTATCCAAGGGAAAGATCGTAGCTGCCTGTCCCAAGGAGGAGTTCGCGGAACGCTGCCAAGAGCGAGGCGAGACGCTCGAAGAGGCGTTCCTGCGTCTGGAGAGGGGTGAGCAGGATGCGTAA